One Devosia lacusdianchii genomic window carries:
- a CDS encoding DUF1223 domain-containing protein, whose amino-acid sequence MTFRPFSSTILGVIALAFLVHPASADSTRVRPKAVVELFTSQGCASCPPADALLTSLAEDEDVVALAYHVDYWDYVGWQDTFGNADYSDRQRAYAESWGSSRIYTPQMVVNGAKGVVGSRRGEVHGALAEASLPLSVDVVRDGDMLKIAIPPNTTLENAVVWMVTYLDRADVNIDTGDNAGKSMVYTQVVTNRQVLGMWEATTGATIKLPIPEVLADTSTGIAVIVQQERDGLPGPILGAAAFER is encoded by the coding sequence ATGACTTTCCGACCCTTTTCCAGCACCATTCTCGGCGTCATTGCGCTCGCGTTCCTGGTCCATCCGGCTAGCGCCGACAGCACGCGGGTGCGGCCCAAGGCGGTGGTGGAGTTGTTTACCAGCCAGGGCTGCGCATCATGCCCGCCGGCCGATGCATTGCTCACCAGCCTAGCCGAGGATGAGGATGTGGTGGCGCTCGCCTATCACGTCGATTACTGGGACTATGTCGGCTGGCAGGATACGTTCGGCAATGCCGATTACTCCGATCGCCAGCGGGCTTACGCCGAAAGCTGGGGCTCGTCGCGCATCTATACGCCGCAAATGGTGGTCAATGGCGCCAAGGGCGTCGTCGGCTCGCGCCGGGGCGAGGTGCATGGCGCTCTTGCCGAAGCGAGCCTGCCACTATCGGTTGATGTCGTGCGCGACGGCGACATGCTCAAGATCGCCATTCCGCCCAATACCACGCTGGAGAATGCGGTGGTGTGGATGGTCACCTATCTCGACCGCGCCGATGTCAACATCGATACCGGTGATAATGCCGGCAAGTCCATGGTCTACACGCAGGTGGTAACCAACCGCCAGGTGCTGGGCATGTGGGAAGCCACGACCGGCGCCACTATCAAGCTGCCTATTCCCGAAGTGTTGGCCGATACCAGCACCGGCATCGCCGTTATCGTGCAGCAGGAGCGCGACGGGCTGCCAGGCCCGATTCTGGGCGCGGCGGCCTTTGAGCGCT
- a CDS encoding GIY-YIG nuclease family protein: MECSYYVYILANRKRGTLYVGVTNDLVRRTHEHREGVAAGFTKRHGCKHLVWFETHTDIEAAILREKRVKTWLRPWKEELVEASNPDWRDLWWDIIGPQPPDLGMGPGSRPG, from the coding sequence ATGGAGTGCTCTTACTACGTCTACATCCTCGCAAACCGAAAACGCGGAACGCTCTATGTGGGCGTGACCAACGATTTGGTGCGAAGGACGCATGAGCACCGCGAAGGCGTGGCCGCCGGATTCACGAAACGGCACGGCTGCAAGCACCTCGTGTGGTTTGAAACACATACCGACATTGAGGCGGCAATTCTGCGTGAAAAGCGCGTGAAGACGTGGCTGAGACCGTGGAAGGAGGAGCTCGTCGAGGCGAGCAATCCGGATTGGCGGGACTTGTGGTGGGATATCATCGGGCCTCAGCCACCAGATCTCGGGATGGGCCCCGGCTCAAGGCCGGGGTGA